The following are encoded in a window of Candidatus Poribacteria bacterium genomic DNA:
- a CDS encoding ABC transporter ATP-binding protein, protein MAEVRLEEISKRFGRVQAVKKLSIEVKSGKFTVLLGPTGAGKTTTLRITAGLEKPDEGEIYLDGRRITDLPPQERDMAFVFQNLALYPRYTVFENIGSPLKARGMDRSEIEMRVKRIADILHISHLLDRKPVQLSGGEKQRVALGRAMVREPNLFLLDEPISALDAKLREEMRTELKRLQSDFGATFLYATPDQAEAMSMADVIAVINEGRIIQIGTPEQIYNRPADTFVADFVGSPSMNLLPCEVKLRNGGTYLDIGPSAFILPLPPERVKTIRRFDSRRLIFGIRPEDILIDAAQGEGSIKGKVYVVETLGGYNIIEVEVGGRLLIVKAESSLEPLIGQEIWIRFRSEKIHLFDGNGEIIF, encoded by the coding sequence ATGGCGGAGGTGAGACTGGAGGAGATCTCAAAAAGGTTCGGACGCGTTCAGGCGGTGAAAAAGCTCTCGATCGAAGTCAAATCGGGGAAATTCACCGTTCTGCTGGGACCGACGGGAGCAGGCAAAACAACCACCCTTCGTATAACGGCAGGGCTGGAGAAGCCAGATGAGGGAGAGATCTATCTGGACGGGAGAAGAATAACGGATCTGCCTCCTCAGGAGAGGGATATGGCCTTTGTGTTCCAGAACCTAGCTCTCTATCCGAGATATACCGTCTTCGAAAACATCGGCTCACCTCTCAAGGCCAGAGGGATGGATCGGAGTGAGATCGAAATGAGGGTCAAAAGGATCGCCGATATACTTCACATATCCCACTTGCTCGACAGAAAACCCGTCCAGCTAAGTGGAGGTGAAAAACAGAGGGTCGCCTTGGGAAGGGCGATGGTCAGGGAGCCGAATCTGTTCCTGCTTGATGAGCCGATAAGCGCCCTGGATGCGAAGTTAAGGGAGGAGATGAGGACGGAACTGAAGAGGTTACAGAGCGATTTTGGCGCCACTTTTCTCTACGCGACGCCCGATCAAGCCGAGGCGATGTCGATGGCCGATGTGATCGCCGTTATAAACGAAGGCAGGATCATACAGATTGGCACACCCGAACAGATATACAACAGACCGGCTGACACCTTCGTCGCCGATTTTGTCGGCAGCCCCAGTATGAACCTGCTCCCATGCGAGGTTAAATTGAGGAATGGCGGGACATACCTGGATATCGGCCCCTCAGCCTTCATCCTACCTCTGCCTCCGGAGCGAGTGAAAACGATCAGGCGTTTCGACAGCAGGAGGCTGATCTTCGGCATCAGGCCTGAGGATATCCTGATAGATGCCGCACAGGGGGAAGGATCGATCAAAGGAAAGGTCTACGTCGTCGAGACGCTCGGAGGATATAATATCATTGAGGTAGAGGTGGGCGGCAGACTCCTTATCGTTAAGGCGGAATCCTCTCTCGAGCCTTTGATCGGCCAGGAGATATGGATCAGGTTCAGATCTGAAAAGATCCATCTGTTCGACGGAAATGGCGAGATCATCTTTTAA
- a CDS encoding ABC transporter ATP-binding protein has translation MARVQVDKLRKTFGKVEAVRDISFEVDDGEFVVMLGPSGCGKTTTLRCIAGLERPDRGDILFDGERVNDLTPAQRNIAFVFQFYALYPHLTVRDNIAFPLRAEGLSREEIKRRVDEVLELLEIGDVADRKPRSLTADQRQRTALGRAIVRRPKVFLLDEPLSNLDAKLRERMRGELKRLQRSLGITAIYVTHDQIEAMSMADKIIVMNDGLIQQIGTPKEVYHDPANLFVANFIGSPGMNFIKCRCVREERKLIGDGNAFAISISREVGEHLGRLSDTRVILGVRPENIELSPKAEGDCSLEVVVDLLEPMGSINIINLKVGDQMIKAISASDFKPKRGERLGISFKEICLFDAQTEQALVSMEGEKLWRR, from the coding sequence ATGGCGAGAGTTCAGGTTGATAAACTCCGTAAGACTTTCGGCAAGGTGGAGGCGGTCAGGGATATAAGCTTTGAGGTGGACGACGGCGAATTCGTCGTGATGCTCGGCCCTTCAGGATGTGGTAAAACCACCACCCTCAGATGCATAGCGGGGCTTGAACGACCTGATAGGGGTGATATCCTTTTCGACGGAGAAAGGGTGAACGATCTGACGCCTGCTCAGCGTAACATCGCCTTTGTCTTCCAATTCTACGCCCTTTATCCCCATCTGACAGTCCGGGATAACATCGCATTTCCCCTTCGGGCTGAGGGACTTTCCAGGGAGGAGATCAAACGTAGGGTGGACGAAGTGCTGGAGCTCCTAGAGATCGGAGATGTGGCCGATAGGAAACCCCGATCTCTCACGGCGGACCAGAGACAGAGAACCGCTCTCGGAAGAGCTATAGTGCGAAGGCCGAAGGTTTTCCTCCTAGATGAACCGCTCAGCAACCTCGACGCAAAACTCCGCGAAAGGATGCGAGGTGAGCTTAAAAGACTTCAAAGGAGCTTAGGCATCACGGCTATATACGTGACACACGACCAGATAGAAGCTATGTCGATGGCCGATAAGATAATAGTCATGAACGATGGACTCATCCAACAGATCGGTACTCCCAAGGAGGTTTATCACGATCCTGCGAATCTCTTCGTCGCCAATTTTATAGGAAGCCCGGGTATGAATTTCATAAAGTGCAGGTGTGTCAGAGAGGAGAGAAAATTGATCGGCGATGGAAATGCCTTTGCCATATCTATAAGCCGTGAGGTCGGAGAACACCTCGGTAGACTTTCGGATACAAGGGTTATTCTGGGAGTTCGTCCCGAGAACATCGAGCTTAGCCCAAAAGCCGAGGGCGATTGTTCGTTGGAGGTCGTCGTCGATCTGTTGGAACCGATGGGATCGATCAACATCATCAACCTGAAGGTGGGCGATCAGATGATAAAGGCGATATCCGCTTCGGATTTCAAGCCCAAAAGAGGCGAGCGATTGGGTATATCCTTCAAGGAGATATGCCTGTTCGACGCACAGACCGAACAGGCGCTCGTAAGCATGGAGGGCGAAAAGCTATGGCGGAGGTGA